Proteins found in one Anopheles aquasalis chromosome 3, idAnoAquaMG_Q_19, whole genome shotgun sequence genomic segment:
- the LOC126578864 gene encoding uncharacterized protein LOC126578864 has protein sequence MTTKAAKRKQSTVQNGCPDGEKKQRQITDEPASNEETTDIPVPVAVKRKKAETETQEDGQDSPKDIEYVKNFHQKLKSGVVAMDAIRHFIQQSHANPGYITEYIRTGGTLKNVMDVLAVCDPEKLSDIADLFHLLHLVLIEAANYDSTQAALAAKCAKSIMSGYKPVIVKVLRDRGEHSLTCRAAGFRILKAVLLVDAATYGKDILRQMDVVMPELEMHKCRETASSTGSTGGTESLRTVFIDFNLAFLIDTPTEIVRLWLSRAHLVHSLTINLVYDHGENVALVMKSLRQYVLECPAVDKYLYRTVFTTDVLKALVNVYEWVGPDKEVPKDQLKQAIFDAMEEVVMPLLTSRRYFLVPHSIDINRASHRHKHILLALKNSQLHDHQRRLVMRLFESCPEVLPAVLENFGSLLKTKKEGNRGLVLDILCLHKPEEIVAGFEPGITAKLVSQFIVKSTLPRTVLEYVGVAMGSHKHNIPFCLQFLCTMITRCEQYIQAIQNRRILDQFDMKKIKFDVINQILALFPSIDRIMTAMATHRDDRSVQRTNVALEYAMDILLVCIRSFPAYIESSSFITTYRDILKPAYRTPSMEHFYLNYEFKAIKVVIALEPQSVSFGSKLFPSVLKLVAKVYLNGSKEMQREATELLLALFRNTTLFGHRGTEVEFWFQALYDTDATLVPELVDYLAQATRQASAQLSQQSASASQADHSMIDEAFIESEGIRKADLDLLFARVEQEDEQQQQQGQDTATTVTIASEMVPENTQLELPVADNFFMYMFHKDRKHPAQFQRYLDAVLLRYFHYLPHPEIVERALRTVAEDGKSTSSSSLMKYVHKWMTGKERALDEDWGILSKLSTALVGKEKTLKLDPQDTNQWRNVRGELIHLLHETIFCLSRWISAGNLTQQHIDVASHYANRLLDALLTEGTLSESDTSELLSSLFLQRPVLFQQFTIIVQEASQRASKAETTHRLVTGFVYELMQRLQHLPSFDRATTLYSNKIVTELIRTSTKQVSQADGAATATLDGALVEKLLGIFELNERHCVTLLKHYAQLPVRAFLQPKTNDRTYHYQQLCLALEKLASVGATRGGFHLTEQTVRGLVRLYMECVRSSDSEAKGLEELESALHAYLSTFTHSIAQVDVQLFEVVFENRQRVTKSLVKLTTFLLSRDPRFDGPLLDLIGKHTNKKELVYPLLNVAFRRSVLSAASLEQDSKLRPFLSKLYAEFKGGIQKMLEKPHKAAVIYRENTIANETLVRLCMPRNECVDFARKKLRIEAVEPFQLKVLMEIYGSALGALKDDANSQTMVYGNVFAVLLQCFEVLFRSVTSAEYFLRQEASIEKLNELVLALYEWSKQSKRYKALQEMSFSSVTTSANWNTFCKTCLKLGIDMPRSPLNSRRYDDRLHVLPKLMGVLVDLFYANDASEQLEDIERYYDWALSHTNFLRVLLTQYEYSPKTYLVYLLLILARKNPNVVNRKHVPLLLGAYSATLTDTNRYILALIQHYEQSGVEMHEFRPFLWGETAIKHFSLESNAGTNEDQQTNGRKAVPQRSTFRINTMEVFSLLSKDRIAATIQKFPVWRRLDAGAQLPELHFDNILPSAIESAALPVGHQPVNAVERYVELGQRKQRRELLETLTLKSELRSTIYDPAFLIPMLGYLFSPENPDMLNLAGRIGALSLPFLCLASNDEQMRLAAGSVILRIRAHLEQTRRFIDSKFWLHLFGAVQRGLAGVKVGKPKEKDTAKTEPLPKTPFLSTIFIAETINLLPDVLSPLHGPMTRYIIHREAFDFRAIPNFMALFHSADVKHNVQRSFILETIFHGIKTHEDFGVLRASPIIRVMLNFYASSLSNRELNILILNSLNALTKIPKSCEVLINAFGFLSWLHEKIDTLESFEFDTIEAFLGMLNNCWYSMQIIAELTGKRDPAARGKKKTKKRSDRRAAISFHRSVLVATLKFLPLLSTRSSSKTLLRFLHLLDRTTSTRFAFPRLLALVSEPVLRQMMEYFEKMFADHLWCVRYVRQCGTTGCDDDGTIARKLVDASTDRTTVAIVVSLRRFVIRWQHYQKAELTQQGMDVDEEMEGNEGQADDREAKDTGVQSESSESESDDDDEDDE, from the exons ATGACGACGAAAGCAGCAAAGCGTAAGCAGAGCACCGTACAGAACGGCTGTCCGGATGGGGAGAAAAAGCAGAGACAAATCACCGACGAACCGGCGAGCAACGAGGAAACCACCGACatcccggttccggtggcggtaaaacggaaaaaggccGAAACAGAGACACAAGAAGATGGCCAGGATTCACCGAAGGACATCGAGTACGTGAAAAACTTCCATCAAAAGCTGAAATCCGGAGTTGTGGCCATGGATG CGATCCGGCACTTTATCCAGCAATCGCACGCGAATCCGGGCTACATTACGGAGTATATCCGCACCGGTGGTACGTTGAAGAATGTGATGGACGTGTTGGCTGTTTGCGATCCGGAGAAGCTGAGTGATATCGCGGATCTTTTCCATCTGCTACACCTCGTGTTGATCGAGGCGGCCAACTACGACAGCACACAGGCGGCACTGGCAGCAAAGTGTGCCAAGAGTATTATGAGCGGCTACAAACCGGTCATAGTGAAGGTGTTGCGCGATCGCGGAGAACATTCGCTTACCTGCAGAGCGGCCGGATTTCGTATACTGaaggcggtgctgctggtggatgcgGCCACCTACGGAAAGGATATTTTGCGCCAGATGGATGTGGTGATGCCCGAACTGGAAATGCATAAATGTCGCGAAACGGCATCATCAACCGGATCCACCGGTGGTACGGAGTCACTGCGCACCGTGTTTATCGATTTCAATCTGGCCTTCCTCATCGACACACCGACCGAGATTGTGCGGTTGTGGCTCTCTCGTGCCCACCTCGTCCATTCACTGACCATCAATTTGGTGTACGATCACGGAGAGAACGTGGCTTTGGTGATGAAAAGTTTGCGCCAATACGTGCTCGAGTGTCCGGCCGTTGATAAGTATCTCTACAGAACCGTCTTCACAACCGACGTACTGAAGGCGCTCGTTAACGTCTATGAATGGGTCGGCCCCGACAAAGAGGTACCGAAAGATCAGCTAAAGCAAGCAATCTTCGATGCTATGGAAGAGGTCGTCATGCCGCTGCTGACCTCGAGACGCTACTTCCTTGTGCCACACTCGATCGATATCAACCGTGCCAGCCACCGGCACAAGCATATACTGCTCGCCCTGAAGAACTCACAGCTACACGATCACCAACGACGGCTGGTGATGCGACTGTTTGAATCATGTCCCGAGGTACTGCCGGCGGTGCTGGAAAACTTTGGTTCACTactgaaaacgaaaaaggaaggaaaccgTGGGCTCGTGTTGGACATTTTGTGTTTGCACAAACCGGAAGAAATTGTGGCCGGATTTGAACCCGGCATCACGGCCAAATTGGTGTCGCAGTTCATCGTCAAAAGTACGTTACCGCGTACGGTGCTGGAGTACGTTGGGGTGGCCATGGGTAGCCATAAGCACAACATCCCCTTCTGTCTGCAGTTTCTGTGCACCATGATCACCCGTTGCGAACAGTACATACAGGCCATCCAGAACCGCCGTATACTGGATCAGTTCGATATGAAAAAGATCAAGTTTGATGTCATCAATCAGATACTGGCGCTCTTCCCGAGTATCGATCGCATTATGACAGCGATGGCAACGCATCGAGATGATCGCTCGGTACAGCGCACAAACGTTGCCCTCGAGTACGCCATGGACATCCTGCTCGTCTGTATTCGATCGTTCCCGGCGTACATTGAAAGCTCTTCGTTCATCACGACGTATCGCGACATTCTGAAGCCGGCCTACCGGACACCATCGATGGAACACTTTTATCTGAACTACGAGTTCAAAGCCATCAAGGTGGTGATTGCACTGGAACCGCAAAGCGTCTCGTTCGGATCGAAGCTGTTCCCCTCGGTGCTGAAGCTCGTCGCCAAGGTGTACCTGAACGGCAGCAAGGAAATGCAACGTGAAGCGACCGAACTGCTCCTGGCACTGTTCCGCAATACGACACTCTTCGGTCATCGGGGCACTGAGGTGGAGTTTTGGTTTCAGGCACTATACGACACGGATGCCACGTTGGTGCCGGAACTGGTGGACTATCTGGCACAAGCCACACGGCAAGCAAGTGCCCAGCTTAGCCAGCAGTCTGCATCCGCTTCGCAGGCTGATcattcgatgatcgatgaagcGTTCATCGAATCGGAAGGCATCCGTAAGGCTGATCTTGATCTGCTTTTTGCCCGTGTCGAGCAAGaggacgaacagcagcagcagcaaggacaggacacggcgacgacggtgaccatCGCTAGTGAAATGGTCCCCGAAAACACTCAGCTAGAGCTACCGGTAGCGGACAACTTTTTCATGTACATGTTCCACAAGGATCGCAAACACCCGGCACAGTTTCAGCGTTACCTCGATGCAGTTCTGCTGCGTTACTTCCACTATCTACCCCATCCGGAAATCGTCGAAAGAGCACTGCGCACGGTGGCGGAAGATGGAAaatcgacgtcgtcgtcttcgttgatGAAATACGTCCACAAGTGGATGACAGGAAAGGAGCGAGCACTGGATGAAGATTGGGGTATCCTTAGCAAACTCAGCACGGCCCTCgtcggaaaagaaaaaacgttGAAGCTCGATCCACAAGATACCAACCAGTGGCGCAACGTGAGAGGTGAACTAATACATCTTCTTCACGAAACGATCTTTTGTCTCTCCCGTTGGATCTCGGCCGGTAACCTCACGCAACAGCACATCGATGTGGCTTCCCACTACGCGAATCGTCTACTCGACGCCCTGCTCACCGAAGGAACACTTTCCGAGAGTGACACCAGCGAGCTGTTGAGTTCGTTGTTCCTCCAGCGCCCGGTACTGTTCCAACagttcaccatcatcgtacAAGAGGCGAGTCAACGGGCCAGCAAAGCGGAAACCACTCACCGTTTAGTGACGGGCTTCGTGTACGAGTTGATGCAACGGCTACAACATTTACCTAGCTTCGATCGTGCCACAACACTTTACTCAAACAAGATCGTCACCGAGCTGATCCGCACCTCAACGAAGCAAGTCTCGCAAGCGGAcggtgcagcaacagcgacactGGATGGTGCACTCGTTGAGAAGTTGCTCGGTATTTTCGAACTCAACGAACGACACTGTGTTACGCTGCTCAAACACTACGCTCAGTTGCCCGTTCGAGCGTTCTTGCAGCCCAAAACGAACGATCGTACgtaccactaccagcagctcTGCCTTGCACTGGAGAAGCTGGCCAGTGTTGGTGCTACGCGAGGAGGGTTCCATCTAACGGAACAGACGGTTCGTGGCCTGGTACGCCTGTACATGGAATGTGTCCGTTCATCGGACAGTGAAGCGAAGGGGCTGGAAGAGCTCGAGTCAGCGCTCCATGCTTATCTGTCCACCTTTACTCACAGCATCGCCCAAGTGGATGTGCAACTGTTTGAAGTGGTTTTCGAAAATCGCCAACGTGTGACCAAATCTCTCGTGAAACTGACCACCTTCCTGTTGTCGCGGGATCCACGATTTGATGGCCCTCTTCTCGATCTGATTGGGAAGCACACGAACAAGAAGGAACTCGTGTACCCCCTTCTCAACGTAGCCTTCCGTCGATCGGTGCTTTCAGCGGCCAGTTTGGAACAGGACAGTAAGCTGCGGCCATTCCTATCAAAGCTGTACGCCGAGTTCAAGGGTGGTATCCAGAAGATGCTCGAGAAACCACACAAAGCGGCCGTCATCTATCGTGAGAACACGATCGCAAACGAAACGCTGGTCCGCCTGTGTATGCCCCGGAACGAGTGCGTGGATTTTGCGCGCAAAAAACTGCGCATCGAAGCGGTCGAACCGTTCCAGCTGAAGGTGTTGATGGAGATCTACGGCAGTGCACTGGGTGCGTTGAAGGATGATGCCAACTCGCAAACGATGGTCTACGGGAACGTgttcgcggtgctgctgcaatgctTCGAGGTGCTCTTCCGTTCAGTGACCTCAGCCGAGTACTTTCTCCGGCAGGAagcatcgatcgagaagctAAACGAACTCGTGCTTGCCCTTTACGAGTGGAGCAAGCAATCTAAACGCTACAAAGCGCTACAAGAGATGAGCTTCTCGAGCGTCACGACGAGTGCCAACTGGAATACGTTCTGTAAAACGTGTCTCAAGCTGGGCATCGATATGCCCCGTAGTCCACTGAACTCACGGCGCTATGACGATCGACTGCACGTGCTGCCGAAGCTGATGGGCGTGCTGGTTGATCTGTTCTACGCGAATGATGCTAGCGAGCAGCTGGAGGACATTGAGCGGTACTACGATTGGGCACTGTCGCACACAAACTTCCTCCGTGTGTTGCTCACACAGTACGAGTACAGCCCAAAGACGTACCTGGTGTACTTGCTGCTCATACTGGCACGTAAAAACCCGAACGTCGTGAACCGGAAACACGTTCCCTTGCTACTGGGAGCGTACAGTGCCACCTTGACCGACACGAATCGCTACATCCTGGCACTGATCCAACACTACGAACAGTCCGGCGTAGAGATGCATGAATTTCGACCGTTCCTGTGGGGCGAAACGGCGATTAAGCACTTTTCGCTCGAATCAAACGCTGGTACGAACGAAGATCAACAGACAAACGGACGGAAAGCGGTGCCACAAAGGAGTACCTTCCGCATTAACACGATGGAAGTGTTTTCGTTACTGTCGAAGGATAGAATAGCGGCCACGATTCAAAAGTTCCCCGTCTGGCGTCGGCTTGATGCCGGTGCTCAGCTGCCGGAGCTTCACTTTGACAACATCCTACCGTCGGCCATCGAATCAGCGGCATTGCCCGTTGGCCACCAGCCGGTGAATGCAGTGGAACGTTACGTAGAGCTAGGACAGCGTAAGCAGCGACGAGAGCTTCTGGAAACGTTGACGCTGAAATCGGAGCTACGATCAACGATCTATGATCCCGCTTTCCTCATCCCGATGCTGGGCTATCTGTTCTCACCGGAGAACCCGGATATGCTCAATCTGGCCGGCCGAATCGGTGCCCTATCGTTGCCCTTTCTCTGCCTAGCAAGCAATGACGAGCAGATGCGTCTTGCTGCCGGTAGCGTGATCTTACGCATCCGGGCACACCTGGAACAGACGCGGCGCTTCATCGATTCCAAGTTCTGGCTCCATCTCTTTGGTGCTGTCCAGCGTGGTCTGGCAGGGGTGAAGGTGGGTAAGCCGAAGGAGAAGGACACCGCTAAAACTGAACCACTCCCGAAGACACCTTTCCTTTCAACGATCTTCATCGCCGAAACAATCAACCTACTGCCGGACGTGCTGAGCCCACTGCACGGTCCTATGACACGCTACATCATCCACCGGGAAGCGTTCGATTTCCGTGCCATTCCGAACTTTATGGCACTGTTTCACAGTGCGGACGTGAAGCACAACGTGCAGCGATCGTTCATACTGGAGACGATCTTCCACGGCATCAAGACACACGAGGACTTTGGTGTGCTGCGTGCCTCACCGATCATCCGGGTGATGTTGAACTTCTACGCATCCTCTCTGTCGAACCGGGAGCTTAACATCCTCATCCTCAACTCACTGAACGCACTGACAAAGATCCCGAAATCCTGCGAGGTACTCATCAACGCGTTCGGATTCCTGTCGTGGCTTCACGAAAAGATCGATACACTGGAGAGTTTCGAGTTCGACACGATCGAGGCGTTTCTGGGGATGCTCAACAACTGCTGGTACTCGATGCAGATCATCGCCGAACTCACCGGCAAACGGGATCCAGCTGCACGTGGCAAGAAGAAAACCAAGAAGCGCAGTGATCGACGTGCGGCCATATCCTTTCACCGGAGTGTCCTTGTGGCCACACTCAAGTTCCTGCCACTGCTTTCGACACGCAGCTCTAGTAAGACGTTACTGCGGTTTCTACATCTACTCGATCGCACGACCAGCACGCGTTTTGCCTTCCCTCGGTTGCTGGCACTCGTCAGTGAACCAGTGCTGCGGCAGATGATGGAATACTTTGAGAAAATGTTTGCCGATCATCTTTGGTGTGTCCGTTACGTAAGACAGTGTGGTACGACGGGGTGTGACGATGATGGGACGATCGCGCGGAAGCTTGTGGATGCtagtaccgatcgaacgacggTGGCGATCGTGGTTAGCCTCAGAAGGTTCGTTATCCGTTGGCAGCACTATCAGAAGGCGGAATTGACGCAGCAGGGAATGGATGTAGACGAAGAGATGGAGGGTAATGAGGGACAGGCCGATGATCGCGAAGCAAAGGACACCGGTGTTCAGTCAGAGTCTTCTGAATCGGAGtcagatgatgacgatgaggatgatgaatgA